In Takifugu flavidus isolate HTHZ2018 chromosome 5, ASM371156v2, whole genome shotgun sequence, the following proteins share a genomic window:
- the cabin1 gene encoding calcineurin-binding protein cabin-1 isoform X5 yields MIRIAALNAASTAADESQDPLKTHKSQTKEAQEAEAFALYHKALDLQKHDKFEESSKAYHELLKKPLLKEAMPSDDHRVGVKHPGLILKYSTFKNLATMAATQDDLETAMEFYLEAVILDSTDVNMWYKIGQVALRLVRIPLARHAFEEGLHCNPDHWPCMDNLITVLYTLSDYTCCLYFIAKALERDHCYTKGLVLKERIFEEQPCLKQDTMQMFTKCHVSIHYVEVEKEEQDSILEEARELRRRRQMLSRCEPQPDLVLIQPVHCLTWKNLGESLLAMYKHQTTCEPPRPSLGRRIDLSEYCNQILLQNFPQPTSPICLGPSTILSSSPSSSLPPVALAEPAALPQAQALPQPQALPPPQPQPQALPPPQPQPQPSLTQNTVEINTTILPIATAMDVSLTDKVKKAPKRKRVVEDIGETAKRRSARVRNTKCKKEEKIDFQELLYKYLPSRLKKFDPDNDDESLSNLETQCDDKDDLQLLHGSSLPTGSVDYMESEQQDVHNFLLNNISNGGILDLKMRYLKAVGQKFLKEWPRGLAAVVLEVYQTWRKHSSGLPNPLLRDCSNQHIREMLTMSLACMELQLEQWSHTKGKNTSPRSSSISPGDDECHSEFPGKHFQGDLLLLALGSCQKDLFENDWLDVMVRVYWLKARFLALQGDMDLALESYDVCTGLLQSKPKNHEGKHYTISLPNLRVDAAISVEEIEKRLKSLERCQSLEEIQRLFESAEFDSVVRLLQPTLSYVSRGKTLEFVSSTPERPAQLILLQNSLLKLEDFQQCLECSEQALNEALQQLTSAPHGTPPTKEEWVCTIRKLLDGIEVCFTKDSQLLSHFPHFSSLSRLANNLIQLINLSMSTSDDPKEPYFFSVLPWIVLYRIIKHEEAAFDCVLQQHMSVGDDEDESDAPILPSSLALLNTAHEYLGRRSLCCSSDGTLLKFYVRVLEKELAISSKTDSHPYKEELEMALEQCFFCLYAYPSKKSKARYLDDHSSPQVELHWNNALFMFQYFKPKSLPEFDSYKTSTVSAELANLLRRFASIAPPSDTPKLTMEEVSAYIEGMTEKAPCLPEGSAPPPPITDEIHYLLADYHFKNKEQSKAIKFYVNDICVCPTRFDSWAGMALARASRIQEKLNSNELKSDIPIWKHSQAVLNCFKRALEIDSSNLSLWIEYGTMSYALHSFASRQLKQWRNEPEVLKQMSGCNCSGQLPVKQESRLCPSVSAQMVERRDAMLETALQCFQGASRCECDSDEEEWLIHYMLGKIAEKRKEPPVEYLQLYKKAAHYLHEEAARYPRKIHYHNPPDLAMEALELHFRLGATILKLLEANESDLDHELLFNLLVEAATGPFARGEEKSMPSMPRSLEKEKPPSMMDFNCPSVCVNNTLITSRPSAATPGLTSPLYVAAPFDHDYAKRKTLRRQQWQQQQQRQEERQADASPEFDHDYCLPRSPLWLASLNERSQDSEVVMLSDSNSTQDPFTDPTSSQDSSHKTVFGKASSSSSESTTPVKDGHSTSEDTHLVFNSSVASQGENFGILTEEKVIQEVVECVVVTLPETQKVPVEPCPQPVPVPATPPKLPGPSLQAAPQTPASEGKKKPEPPAEVIEVPKSLPADRVEQRRTLVEMCVRILFLCLSRFPQHYKSLYRLAFFYTNSKTHQNLQWARDVLLGSGVPWQQLKHMPAQGLFCERNKTNLFNGIWRIPVDEIDRPGSFASHMNRSIVLLLEVLYQLKDHDTLLKVSFMLQRTPDQGKKYLRDGDRQVLAKRAFFLTVKVLEDNLNTLTGVSEQPHKVPGTPSVGEMTTTDVSNKPSSEDNRTALPKKPRLADGVAYTVSRDASQAPLAPPVLQSTDKSKESLPEKVDTSGTDGHKAGSEEPMDLGTGIWRRPAGPTEQQTEAGTSAEPLQKVEVGRTSELSLEDLSISSRQQQQLQASATTKVTLPTSGTDQGTPRRPSRKRKLLEDVESGKTLLLDAYRVWQHGQKVMTYDLGRVEKIMSETYMLIKQVDEDVALDQAVKFCQIQLATSAQRQTSVDAPTTPKYSKEHREYFFPASLPTPVLLSQVACHPPSSQDAHAKVAYEPLNKLSRPPAPAFYDQSPAPQQRRGAAATALTPHTGEQEEPLEGVSYRQQESHLCQQMKLASVSQGGQESAAAGWFQEEPASCSTAQPGPDQQQQFTSNEHSKLPDPNRIRSRIPPNMPKLFIPSTVKFPPEITVTPPTPTLLSPKGSISEETKQKLKNVILSSQSAATVKKDTLSQPALEVQETSSQESSLESESEEEEEEEEYMDT; encoded by the exons ATG ATTCGCATTGCAGCACTAAACGCTGCTTCAACAGCTGCAGATGAGTCCCAAGACCCGCTGAAAACCCACAAGAGCCAGACTAAAGAGGCTCAG GAAGCTGAGGCGTTTGCTTTATATCATAAAGCATTAGATCTCCAAAAACATGACAAGTTTGAAGAGTCTTCCAAGGCTTACCATGAGCTCCTCAAAAAGCCGCTGCTCAAAGAG GCGATGCCTTCAGACGACCACCGAGTGGGTGTCAAGCATCCTGGACTGATTTTGAAATACTCTACATTTAAAAATTTGGCCACCATGGCAGCAACACAGGATGACCTAGAGACTGCTATGGAGTTTTATTTAGAG GCTGTAATTTTGGACTCCACTGATGTCAACATGTGGTACAAAATCGGGCAGGTGGCTCTGCGACTTGTGCGCATTCCTTTGGCTCGGCATGCCTTTGAGGAGGGATTACATTGTAACCCAGACCACTGGCCCTGCATGGACAACCTCATCACTGTTCTGTACACCCTCAGCGACTACACAT GCTGTTTGTACTTCATCGCTAAAGCTCTGGAGCGAGATCACTGTTACACTAAAGGTCTAGTGCTGAAGGAGAGGATCTTTGAGGAGCAGCCCTGCCTGAAGCAAGACACTATGCAGATGTTCACGAAATG CCACGTATCGATTCACTATGTGGaagtggagaaagaggagcaggactCCATCTTGGAAGAGGCGAGGGAGCTGAGGAGGCGCAGACAAATGCTGTCTCGCTGTGAACCACAACCCGACCTGGTCCTGATCCAGCCAGTCCACTGCCTCAC ATGGAAGAATCTTGGTGAAAGCCTGTTGGCCATGTACAAGCACCAGACCACATGCGAGCCCCCACGCCCGAGCCTCGGCCGCAGGATTGATTTGTCAGAGTATTGTAACCAAATCCTCCTCCAGAACTTTCCTCAGCCCACCAGTCCCATCTGTTTGGGCCCTTCCACCATTTTAAGCAGCAGTCCGAGTTCCTCCCTCCCGCCAGTGGCCCTGGCCGAGCCTGCAGCCCTGCCTCAGGCTCAGGCCCTGCCTCAGCCTCAG gcCCTGCCTccgcctcagcctcagcctcaggcCCTGCCTccgcctcagcctcagcctcagccaaGCCTCACCCAGAACACCGTGGAGATCAACACCACCATTCTGCCCATCG CTACAGCCATGGACGTGTCGCTCACTGATAAAGTTAAGAAAGCACCAAAAAGGAAACGAGTGGTGGAAGATATCGGGGAAACAGCCAAGCGACGCTCGGCTCGTGTTCGGAACACAAAATgcaagaaggaggagaagattgATTTTCAGGAACTGCTTTATAAATACCTCCCATCGAG gctGAAGAAGTTTGATCCTGATAACGATGATGAAAGTCTGAGTAACCTGGAGACGCAGTGTGATGACAAAGAtgatctgcagctcctccatggCAGCTCTCTGCCTACTGGCTCTGTTGATTACATGGAATCTG aACAACAGGATGTGCACAACTTCCTCCTCAATAACATCAGTAATGGCGGCATCCTGGACTTGAAGATGCGCTATTTGAAAGCAGTGGGTCAGAAGTTCCTGAAGGAGTGGCCTCGAGGTTTGGCCGCGGTGGTGCTGGAGGTCTATCAGACATGGCGGAAGCACAGCAGCGGACTTCCCAACCCTCTGCTGCGAGACTGCAGCAACCAGCATATCCGG GAAATGTTGACGATGAGTTTGGCCTGTATGGAGTTGCAGTTAGAACAATGGTCACACACCAAAGGAAAGAACA CATCTccaagaagcagcagcatcagtcctGGTGATGACGAGTGTCACTCTGAATTCCCTGGGAAACATTTCCAGGGTGATCTTTTGCTGCTGGCCTTGGGTTCATGCCAGAAGGACCTGTTTGAGAACGACTGGCTGGATGTCATGGTGCGTGTGTACTGGCTGAAGGCACGGTTTCTGGCCCTGCAG GGAGACATGGATTTAGCTCTGGAGAGCTACGATGTGTGCACAGGCCTGTTGCAGAGCAAACCAAAGAACCATGAAGGGAAACATTACACCATCAGCCTGCCTAACCTGCGTGTGGATGCTGCCATCTCTGTAGAGGAG ATTGAAAAGCGGCTGAAGTCTCTGGAGCGTTGTCAGTCTCTGGAGGAGATCCAGCGTCTCTTTGAGTCTGCGGAATTTGACTCTGTGGTGCGCCTGCTGCAGCCGACTCTGAGCTATGTCAGCCGCGGTAAAACACTGGAGTTTGTGAGCTCCACACCAGAGCGGCCCGCTCAGCTGATTCTCCTGCAG AACTCACTGCTGAAGCTGGAGGACTTCCAGCAGTGTTTGGAGTGCAGCGAACAGGCCCTGAATGAAGCTCTACAGCAGCTCACCTCTGCTCCTCATGGCACACCTCCCACTAAGGAGGAGTGGGTATGCACCATTAGAAAGCTGCTGGATGGTATCGAGGTTTGCTTCACCAAGGACTCGCAGCTTCTGAGTCATTTCCCCCACTTCTCCAGTTTGTCTCGACTAGCAAACAACCTAATTCAG CTGATTAATCTGAGCATGAGCACTTCTGACGACCCCAAGGAGCCTTATTTCTTCTCAGTTCTGCCCTGGATTGTTCTGTATCGCATTATCAAACACGAGGAGGCTGCTTTCGACTGTGTGCTTCAACAGCATATGTCAGTCGGAGATGATGAAG ATGAGTCAGACGCTCCCATCCTTCCCTCCTCGCTAGCACTTTTGAACACAGCTCATGAGTATCTCGGTCGACGTTCATTGTGCTGCAGCTCGGATGGCACACTCCTCAAGTTCTAC GTTCGAGTTTTGGAGAAAGAGCTGGCCATCAGTTCTAAAACCGACTCTCATCCCtacaaagaggagctggagatggcGCTGGAACAGTGTTTTTTCTGCCTCTATGCTTATCCCAGCAAGAAGAGCAAGGCCCGATATCTGGACGATCACTCCTCTCCACAG GTGGAGCTCCACTGGAACAATGCACTCTTCATGTTCCAGTACTTTAAGCCCAAGTCGCTGCCTGAGTTCGACAGCTATAAGACGAGCACCGTGTCGGCCGAACTGGCCAATCTGTTGAGGAGGTTTGCCAGCATCGCACCACCAAGTGACACCCCCAAGCTGACTATGGAGGAAGTATCTGCTTATATTGAAGGCATGACAGAAAAG GCGCCGTGCCTCCCTGAAGGaagtgctcctcctcctccaatcaCTGACGAGATCCACTACCTGCTGGCTGATTACCATTTCAAAAACAAGGAGCAGTCCAAGGCCATTAAGTTTTATGTTAACGACATCTGCGTGTGTCCTACAAG GTTCGACTCCTGGGCCGGGATGGCGTTAGCACGAGCTAGCCGCATTCAAGAGAAGCTCAACTCCAACGAGCTGAAAAGTGACATTCCCATATGGAAGCACTCGCAGGCAGTGCTGAACTGTTTCAAGAGGGCGCTGGAGATCGACAGCTCCAACCTTTCGCTCTGGATCGAGTACGGCACCATGTCCTACGCGCTGCACTCGTTTGCATCACGCCAACTTAAACAGTGGCGTAATGAGCCAGAGGTGCTGAAACAGATGAGTGGTTGCAATTGTTCAGGTCAACTTCCTGTCAAACAGGAGTCacgtctctgtccctctgtatCGGCTCAGATGGTGGAAAGGCGAGACGCCATGTTGGAGACGGCCTTGCAGTGTTTCCAGGGTGCATCCCGTTGTGAGTGTGACAGCGATGAAGAGGAGTGGCTCATCCATTACATGCTGGGAAAGATCGCGGAGAAGCGGAAAGAGCCACCTGTGGAATATCTGCAGCTTTACAAGAAG GCAGCTCACTATCTGCATGAAGAAGCTGCCAGGTACCCCCGCAAGATCCACTACCACAACCCACCGGACCTCGCCATGGAGGCCTTGGAG CTGCATTTCCGTCTCGGTGCCACCATTCTGAAGCTCCTGGAGGCCAACGAGTCTGATCTGGACCACGAGCTTTTGTTTAACTTGCTAGTCGAAGCTGCTACTGGGCCTTTCGCtcgaggggaggagaagagtaTGCCGAGCATGCCCAGATCTCTCGAAAA GGAGAAACCCCCATCTATGATGGACTTCAACTGCCCATCTGTGTGCGTCAACAACACCCTGATCACCTCCCGGCCGTCGGCCGCCACTCCAGGTCTCACATCACCTCTTTACGTGGCCGCGCCGTTTGACCACGATTACGCCAAACGCAAAACGCTCCggcggcagcagtggcagcagcagcagcagcggcaggaggAGCGGCAGGCTGATG CCTCACCAGAGTTTGACCATGATTACTGCCTGCCCAGGTCTCCATTGTGGCTGGCTTCTCTGAATG AGCGCAGCCAAGACAGTGAGGTGGTGATGCTCTCGGACTCCAACTCCACCCAGGATCCCTTCACTGACCCCACCAGCTCACAGGACAGCAGCCACAAAACCGTCTTCGGGAAAGCCAGCTCGTCGTCCTCCGAAAGCACCACCCCTGTGAAGGATGGGCACTCCACATCCGAAGACACGC ATTTGGTCTTTAATTCTTCTGTAGCATCACAGGGAGAGAATTTTGGGATCTTGACTGAAGAAAAAGTCATCCAGGAAGTTGTAGAATGCGTGGTGGTGACACTCCCAGAGACCCAAAAGGTCCCAGTGGAACCTTGTCCCCAGCCAGTTCCCGTCCCCGCCACACCTCCAAAACTTCCAGGTCCATCTCTGCAAGCGGCACCTCAAACCCCCGCCAGCGAGGGCAAGAAGAAGCCGGAGCCCCCTGCTGAGGTGATTGAGGTGCCTAAATCACTGCCTGCAGACCGCGTTGAGCAGAGACGCACACTGGTAGAAATGTGTGTCCGCATCCTCTTCCTGTGCCTCAGCCGCTTCCCTCAGCACTACAAGAGCCTCTACCGTCTGGCCTTCTTCTACACCAACAGCAAGACCCATCAG AACCTACAGTGGGCCCGAGATGTGTTGCTAGGAAGCGGTGTCCCGTGGCAACAGCTGAAGCACATGCCAGCACAAGGACTTTTCTGTGAGAGAAACAAAACCAACCTGTTCAAC GGCATCTGGCGTATTCCAGTAGATGAGATTGATCGCCCGGGAAGTTTTGCATCTCATATGAACCGATCCATCGTCCTCTTACTGGAGGTCCTGTATCAGCTAAAAGATCACGACACTTTGCTGAAAGTCTCCTTTATGCTGCAAAGAACCCCTGACCAGGGAAA GAAGTATCTACGTGATGGTGATCGCCAGGTTTTGGCCAAGAGAGCGTTCTTCCTAACGGTCAAAGTCCTGGAGGACAATCTGAACACTCTGACTGGG GTGTCTGAACAGCCTCACAAAGTGCCAGGGACCCCCTCCGTGGGGGAGATGACCACCACGGATGTGTCCAACAAGCCCAGTTCAGAGGACAACAGGACCGCTCTGCCTAAGAAGCCCAGACTTGCTGACGGAGTCGCTTATACGGTATCCAGAGATGCTTCCCAAGCACCGCTCGCCCCACCAGTGCTGCAATCCACAGATAAGAGCAAAGAGAGTCTCCCCGAGAAGGTGGACACTTCTGGGACTGATGGGCACAAAGCCGGGTCAGAAGAACCCATGGACCTGGGAACTGGGATCTGGAGAAGACCCGCGGGCCCGACAGAACAGCAGACAGAGGCGGGCACCTCTGCGGAGCCCCTGCAGAAGGTGGAGGTTGGTCGGACATCTGAGCTGTCTCTGGAGGACCtgagcatcagctccaggcagcagcagcaactccaGGCCTCAGCAACCACCAAGGTCACGTTGCCAACCAGCGGGACGGATCAGGGGACACCGCGCAGGCCCAGCAGGAAACGGAAGCTCTTGGAGGATGTGGAATCGGGAAAAACGTTACTGTTGGATGCCTACAGGGTGTGGCAGCACGGCCAGAAGGTCATGACCTACGACCTGGGGCGAGTGGAGAAGATCATGTCAGAGACCTACATGCTGATCAAACAG GTGGACGAGGACGTGGCTCTGGACCAGGCCGTCAAGTTCTGTCAGATTCAGTTGGCCACTTCAGCACAAAGACAG ACATCGGTCGACGCCCCAACAACGCCAAAATACTCTAAGGAGCACAGAGAGTACTTCTTCCCTGCCTCGCTGCCGACACCTGTCCTGCTCAGCCAGGTCGCCTGCCACCCGCCCTCCAGCCAGGACGCCCACGCCAAAGTGGCCTACGAACCCCTGAACAAGCTGTCCAGACCCCCCGCTCCGGCTTTCTACGACCAGTCCCCAGCGCCACAGCAGCGAAGGGGGGCTGCAGCCACGGCCCTAACGCCACACACAG gggagcaggaggagcccTTGGAGGGAGTCTCGTACCGACAGCAGGAGTCGCACCTCTGTCAGCAGATGAAACTGGCCTCTGTGTCTCAGGGGGGGCAGGAGTCCGCAGCAGCCGGCTGGTTCCAGGAAGAACCAGCCTCGTGTAGCACCGCTCAGCCGGGCCCAG accagcagcagcaattcACCAGCAACGAACACTCGAAGCTTCCAGACCCCAACAGGATCCGTTCCCGGATCCCCCCCAACATGCCAAAGCTCTTCATCCCGTCCACCGTCAAGTTCCCCCCAGAGATCACAGTCACGCCTCCAACGCCCACGCTCCTCTCACCGAAGGGCAGCATTTCTGAGGAAACCAAACAGAAGCTTAAG AACGTCATCCTGTCTTCTCAGTCTGCAGCCACGGTGAAGAAGGACACGCTGAGCCAGCCGGCGCTGGAGGTTCAGGAGACGTCCAGTCAGGAGTCGTCCCTGGAGAGCGAgtcggaggaagaggaggaggaagaagaataCATGGACACCTGA